A stretch of Vibrio aphrogenes DNA encodes these proteins:
- a CDS encoding polysaccharide biosynthesis tyrosine autokinase yields MSVNDHTQKTGIKNSHLQEDEIDLGKLFGALLDHKWFIILVTFLFSIIGVSYALLATPIYKTDALIQIEQKTTGMPVLSGDMSDIFESNSPAATEIEILKSRMVLGETVDNLNLTTTSSANHFPVIGKGLARLLGDTQHIKISRFDVPENADPKMSYTLTITDQEHGLFSLTNNQNQLVLKGKVGELTKSNGFSLFVMALEGQTKDSFTIAKISRLEAIQNLQNNLSITERGKQTGILQLSLMGENRTDIQEQLNDLARNYFMQNVARNSVEAESSLEVLNKHLPSIKEQLNEAEDKLNQYRQTNESVDLTMEAQSTLNVMVSLESQLNELTFKESDISKLYTKNHPAYQSLMSKRKTLLEEKARLNKRIEKLPKTQREILRMTRDVEVTQQIYVQLLNKVQELNIVKASTIGNVRIIDGAQSYPQAVKPKKPLIAVLATLLGGMLSVALVLLKTAMHRGIESAEQIEDIGLPVYASIPVSSGQIDIDKKREKRKQTLTIEQSLLSLSNPGDLSIEALRSLRTSLHFAMMEAKNNILMISGPSPSLGKSFVSTNMASIIAQSNQKTLLIDSDMRKGHIHKTINCNLTPGLSDYLSGQVDIDDIIQTLPIENLSCISRGAIPPNPSELLMHSRLKTLLDWASEHYDLVLIDTPPVLAVTDAAIIGRHAGTTLMVGRFEKTTIKETEIAWQRFEQNGIEIKGFILNAIEKKAAANYGGYGYYHYEYKEA; encoded by the coding sequence ATGAGTGTTAATGACCATACACAAAAAACAGGTATAAAAAATTCACATCTACAAGAGGATGAAATTGATCTTGGCAAATTATTTGGGGCGTTATTAGATCATAAATGGTTCATCATCCTCGTTACTTTTCTATTTTCGATTATTGGTGTTAGCTATGCCTTACTCGCCACACCTATTTATAAAACAGATGCTTTGATTCAAATTGAACAGAAAACAACAGGCATGCCAGTCTTAAGTGGTGATATGAGTGATATTTTTGAATCAAACTCTCCGGCTGCTACCGAAATCGAAATTTTAAAATCTCGCATGGTTTTAGGGGAAACGGTCGATAACCTAAATCTCACCACCACCAGCAGTGCGAATCACTTCCCGGTGATTGGAAAAGGGTTAGCAAGATTGCTCGGCGATACCCAACACATTAAAATTAGCCGCTTTGATGTACCAGAAAATGCTGATCCAAAAATGTCATATACACTGACAATTACGGATCAAGAACATGGACTATTCAGCTTAACCAATAACCAAAATCAGTTAGTCTTAAAAGGTAAGGTTGGCGAGTTAACAAAGAGTAATGGGTTCTCTCTTTTTGTCATGGCTCTCGAAGGGCAAACAAAGGATAGCTTTACCATCGCTAAAATTAGCCGTCTTGAAGCAATTCAAAACCTACAAAATAATTTATCTATTACAGAGCGGGGAAAGCAAACCGGCATTTTACAGCTCTCATTAATGGGTGAAAATCGTACAGACATTCAAGAGCAACTTAATGACCTTGCTCGAAATTATTTTATGCAGAATGTGGCTCGCAACTCTGTTGAAGCAGAAAGTAGCTTAGAAGTTTTAAATAAACATCTGCCGTCAATTAAAGAGCAACTCAATGAGGCTGAAGATAAATTAAATCAATACCGCCAGACTAATGAATCTGTTGATCTGACAATGGAAGCTCAATCCACATTAAATGTGATGGTTTCCTTGGAATCACAACTAAACGAGCTAACATTTAAAGAAAGTGACATCTCTAAGTTGTATACCAAAAATCATCCAGCTTACCAATCACTTATGTCTAAGCGTAAAACCTTATTAGAAGAAAAAGCACGCTTAAATAAACGTATTGAAAAGCTTCCAAAAACTCAACGTGAAATTTTACGCATGACACGTGATGTGGAAGTTACTCAACAAATATATGTTCAACTGTTAAATAAAGTTCAAGAGCTGAATATCGTTAAAGCCAGTACTATTGGTAACGTTAGGATTATTGATGGTGCTCAAAGTTACCCTCAAGCGGTTAAACCTAAAAAACCATTAATTGCAGTATTAGCAACCTTATTAGGTGGCATGTTATCAGTAGCACTCGTATTACTGAAAACAGCGATGCATCGTGGGATTGAATCGGCAGAACAAATTGAAGATATAGGTTTACCTGTTTATGCCTCAATTCCGGTCTCATCTGGACAAATTGATATTGATAAAAAGAGAGAAAAGAGAAAGCAAACTCTTACTATAGAGCAATCTTTATTATCATTATCAAATCCAGGCGATCTCTCTATTGAAGCATTGCGTAGTTTAAGAACAAGCCTACACTTTGCCATGATGGAAGCAAAAAATAATATCCTTATGATTTCTGGCCCAAGCCCATCATTAGGGAAATCTTTTGTTTCTACGAATATGGCCAGTATTATTGCTCAATCGAATCAAAAAACGTTGTTAATAGATTCCGATATGCGTAAAGGCCATATTCATAAAACCATAAATTGTAACTTGACCCCCGGGCTTTCGGATTACTTGAGCGGGCAAGTTGATATTGATGATATTATTCAAACTCTTCCAATCGAGAATTTAAGCTGCATCAGCCGAGGAGCTATCCCCCCGAACCCTTCCGAGCTCCTGATGCATTCTCGATTAAAAACTCTATTGGATTGGGCTTCAGAACATTATGATTTGGTTTTAATTGATACTCCACCTGTTTTAGCTGTGACCGATGCGGCAATTATTGGTCGCCATGCGGGGACAACATTAATGGTCGGCCGTTTTGAAAAAACCACAATCAAAGAAACGGAAATCGCTTGGCAACGCTTTGAACAAAATGGTATAGAAATTAAAGGTTTTATTCTCAATGCGATAGAGAAAAAAGCCGCAGCAAACTATGGTGGTTATGGGTATTACCATTATGAATATAAAGAAGCTTAA